tatgaactcaccaaccttttggttgacactttaaagcatgtttattctcaggtatgaaagaaatcttcggctgtgcatttgctcatattacatggagtcgttcatggcatatagaggtcagaacctcgcaatgggaccaactgttgaagacttcgtccagatggattaggacgggttactacagaccttctccgtggttcttcctctgggattacggaatccatttgctttgcttcttctatgtggagattctggatagtattacttggcaatcttccctgcggtcgggtttcaaggcgttgtgataactgtccgagttgcgtttccaaacttttgagcagagccaattgatttctcattagtatctccgtctgatcttgtctggttgcagttctctgatttaactattgttgtccttggatgaactgagttaactgatcatcagctctgagAGTGAGGTTAGCTGCTTttataatctgggtggtaggggaattctcctcaactgagggaccagtgagtggaagtggttgatcgtaggttaaTTGAGATTGttggctggataaggtggatagcgatagcggaaaggttgattgcttcgctaaaattgattaacccttggtggttgattgaatccgggatttggtggacgagctgggtattgaacataacagactgaaccgtcagggttttcgtacttaacttgatagtcttcagtgggttgcgggttggtataaTTAACACAagtctgagcttggttaacctgctgcggttgcgtcttcaattctccgagttgtttagcaagagattccaacttatctgtgagggatttgatggcctccgtttgattgttaagtgcagagagtgaggaagatgatgaagttgtttcaccactgttccagtcatgatgatgcatcgtcatgttctcgatCAATTCCCAttcttcatctgcggtttggttcatcagattcccttgagctgctgcatcgatcgtcgtcctatgatttaccgtaagaccattgtagaaggtacagatttgggctgaccattctaactggtgattagggcacttcttcagcagggttttgaaacgctcccatgcagtgtaaagagattcgtcataactttgtttgaagttaatgatgtcattcttcagtttggtttgtttagaaggaggaaaatatttggttaggaatttagtcgccatctccgtccatgacgtgatggaatctttttccagtccttcaaaccaagtttaaGCATGATGAGTgtgagaataggggaacaagtatagccagactatatcttgtcctatccctggctgtttgtaggagttcgaatgagatatgaatttatcaaggtgagaattaggatcgtcattcgataatccatgaaactgacagctattctgaatgagctggatgatgtgatgttttaactcgaacgagtgtccttgaatctctggaaatttgattggtcctcctcgaccttcaatcgagggtttcgtattttctgctaaagtaacgcgtaacgccatttggtttctgattcatgcttccttgcgtgctttagagattattgcgtctggatcatgtacgaataacaatggccctggtctagatcgggtttgggtcatacactaggtatgccttttttttttaattttcgcaaataagctaaattataataagctaaactaaactaatctaattctaaggtaatctaatttaatctaaggcaatctaaggtaatctaaggtggtctaatctaaggtaaactagagtaatctaaattaatctaatctaattaattaactatcctatggtggaatatgtttttggttctggctactgattccttggtatttcggtaacaaagttccgcacaaactattcaacaaaccaagtggccaggccgactacggagaggcagggcCCTTTTGGTCCTAATATAATTGGCGaccgttcggaaaatccaataaccaagtctgtgtataattgtctttcttagacaccaataaatgcttgcgaataagtttgattgaaaacagtattgcctgataccagttccccggcagcggcgccaaaaacttacgtACCTCtcatgatatggccgaaacagacggtttttatttgcgcggtgtcgttaggccgcggcccgccatgatcagccactcgtgggagagggtactgttttaaatttatatttagcggtgcctaaatcttactactccttataagtaagggaagtatgacctagagtcgtatttttgagatatcagtaacatcgaacctatattgtaacctaagatagttagggagtagtgaatatttattttgggattttctaatttataagatagataaagtaaatgcgataaaatttgtaattcagataaggttaaagtaagtgcatactatgacttcatcagttattctgccgagattatggaatgctagctcatgaataggcagaggccttgtattcattacactggtcctaaacgcccctgtcataagacatttcactgggtactgcgttaggcttgaagattctgaatagacagcaatttgtcccttacccccgatgtccgtgcagtctgactacatgcatacacattcagacggctcattcaattgagcgactcggttgggtgacgtattaacatttcaaaatggtctaaactttcttaagcataatagaatacatggtgtaccatattcgagagacgtgatgtgcctcaatgctttcgttaatgattggtaatagatagttaggcccttaaaaagagttcaaccataaagaacaacatggccaagtcaagatgacttccatgaacacgttcggttatcctaacggtccaatcctttatgtgtctaaacaaacagttccttaattaactaagaatccctcaagtggggtgcaatgcttgagaccgcgttatggtgcagtatactggtcaacactaaccgtgttccatggccttacttagcagaggtacagcttacaacaaccgatgtgcttcagcgtgcacgtacgaagtttatatgcttggtgagtacactagcatggtctaggaccgacaatgtactaagggtctagtcagatgtttcactgcgaaagagtcctcagtcgaactccaaagctcgatagacttactacaaccggtgtgcctcggtcgatcttacgttgtatccgatagacttctcttaccaaggggtaatacagatagtgtactctgaatcggggttcgcgacttcccaataacagagcctataactacgttctattagttgaaaaagtgattgagtttagagcataatcggaaagcatttcgacaacatacacagaccataatattatttcgacattataactgcttacatcatagcatacactaaagataactactcgctaattaaggcaataatatcataaaacattatataagataaaggatagaagtaccagtagattaaatgagttctgaatacaaaagtgacaacttcaagactccagaccgctcctaatacaatcttcagcgttcgcctctgggtacttaatttcccgctcggaggtgagaaggccttaaaagtatgactaatattgtacaagagagagaaagaagtgaattgaagtgtgtgttggaatgaatgacaatgaccctttaaatagacttggaatttgccagcatacgcctggcagggcgtatgaCAGGGCGTATGGTAGCCATTTTTTGGCAGGCCttatgcaaggcaggccgtatggtggctcgtgtggtggaacgtatatggcaggccatttccatactggcaggccgtatggcaggccgtatggcttgctggtcagccttgattccctagatcgtaacttgatttcttgtctttcaccgttttcgctctagaatcttcgttttagctccgactctcttgattctttttgcaccgccttcgtaattacttgttcttcaattctaacctatgaagtgggtattttgctgacaaagttcgaatcttttttGTTTTTGGGGCTTAATACCGGGGTAAAgacgtgactttttagctgatatcaccACTTCCATCCGATTAGTATTGTTGAAATAAGGGATTTTGGCAAAGAGCTCGGGTTGAGGTGGAAACCGCTCAACCCTATGTAAGTGTCTGTTTCCCCTTTCGTTCTTGTCTTGGTTAATTATGAAGATACTTTCTCTTAATGTGTGGGGGCTTGGGGTTAAAGGGAAATTTGGGTGGGTTATAAAGATTTGTTCAAGTGAGAAACCGGATATAGTTAAACTTTAAGAGACGAGATGCAAGCATCTTAGTGATTTTTTTGTTCATAATTTGTGGGGAAATAATGATTGCGGCTTTATCTAAAAAGAAGTGGTGGGTAAATCGGGCGGGTTGTTGTTAATTTGGGACACGAAATCTTTTGTTGCTACCAGTTATCTTTGCAGTGAATTCTTTTTAGCTATCAGAGGGAATTGGGTGTTATCGGGGCAAGAATCGCTAATCGTCAACGTTTATGGTCCTCACAAGGACTCGAGTAAGATTCGCTTGTGGAATTCCCTAGACAATATTATTAGTAGGGTTGATTCGGCATGGGTTTTATGTGGTGATTTTAACGAAGTGAGGGAACGCTCGGATAGGTTAAACTATGTTTTCATGCAGAACAGAGCTTCTAGATTCAATGAGTTTATTGCAAGAAACAATTTGATTGAAATCCCAATCACCGGTAGGAAGTTTACGAGGATTAGTGATGATGGGGTAAAGTTTAGTAAACTTGATAGATTTTTGGTTAATGATAGCTTTATTGGGTTATGGAAGGACCTCTCGGTTCATCCACTCGATAGACGTGTCTCCGATCATTGTCCGCTAATTCTTCGAGATAAATATATCGACTACGGGCCTAAACCTTTCAAAATCTTTAATGAATGGTTCAACTATGATGGGATTGATGAGACTGTTAATAAGGCATTGTCGAAACCGGTTAAGAGCAGGAGATTAGATTGCACGTTTAGAGATAAACTTAAAAATGTCAAGTTTGATCTTCGTGATTGGAGCAAAAGGGTGTTTGGTAATCTTGATTGTGAAAGTGTGGAGGTTTAAATGATGTCGAAAGAGAAACATGGTTGGGTGAAAGAAAACTTTGGATCGATAAAGAGAACACGAAAATCAACATGTTAAAGTAAAAGGCTAAAAATCGTTGGATTCTCGAAGGTGATGAAAACTCGAAATTTTTTCATGCTTCCATCAAAAGAAAGTTAAGTAAATGCAACATTCGTGGTCTTAACATAAACGGAAGTTGGAATGAAAACCCAAGTGATGTTAAAGATGCTATTCGTTCCCACTTCTAAAAATTTTTTGAGTCAAGAATTAGTGAAAGGCCTTTTACTACCGTATGCGCTGGCGATACCACTGATCCAACAGCTTCTGGGGTGCCTACTGGCCCTGATAGCAATCGGCCCACCACTATTCCTGTTGAAATTGGACATTTCAATTCGTCTGGACCTGTTAACAGGCCTGGATCCGTTCCTGTGTTAGTACGTAGATCTGTGAGGGCTACTGGGCCAGCTAGTAACCATGCTACTAATCATGCTGGGCCGAGATTGCTGCACTTATCTGAGACAGAAGCCAACGAACTTGAACTACCATTTGGCGAGAAAGAGATTTGGGATGCTATAAATGATTGTGGTGGTACAAAATCCCCTGGGCCTGACGGGTTCAATTTAAGCTTCTAGAAAAAATATTGGACACATTAAAAGGTGATTTGGTAAGTGCTATCCAACGTTTCTGGGAAAATGGCGAGATTTCAAGAGGATGCAATGCGTCTTTTTTAACTCTAGTTCCTAAGGTCACGGATCCGATCTCTTTAAATGATTATAGGCCCATAAGTCTTATTGGTAGCTATTATAAGGTATTGGCCAACATGCTTTCGAATCGACTTAGGAAAGTTATCCAGAATCTCGTTGGGTTCGAACAAAGTGTTTTTATCAAAGGAAGAAACATATTGGATGGCGTGCTTATTGCTAATGAGATGATTGACTACATAAAGAAATCAAAGGCTAAGAGTCTCATCTTTAAAGTTGACTTTGAGAAAGCCTTCGATAGCTTGAGTTGGGAAATTCTAATGGAAGTCATGGGATACATGGGGTTTGGTGTGAAATGGCGTCAATGGATTCTCTCTTGTCTAAAATCCGCTTCGATCTCTATACTTGTCAATGGGTCTCCTACATGTGAATTTAATCTTGATAGAGGCGTCAGGCAAGGTGACCCCCTTTCTCCTTTTCTATATATTCTTGCCGCCGAAGGTTTAAACACGTTAACGATGTATACGATTGATAACAACCTCTACTCTGGCGTGGTGATTGGTAAGGACAAGGTATGCATCTCACACCTTCAATATGCGGACGATACAATATATTTGGCGAATGGAACCCTCAAAACATTCGCAATCTAATGAAACTTCTTAAGTTTTTTGAGCACACCGCGGGTCTCAAAGTAAATTATCAAAAAAGTACCTTATTCGGATTAGGTGTGGAGTATCATGAGATTGAATCTATGGCTAAGTGTTTTGATTGTAAAAATGGCTCACTTCCATTTAATTATCTTGGACTTCCAATTGGCGCGAACATGAAAAAATTGTGTAGTTGGAAACCGGTTATCAAAAAGTTTGAAAAACTTCTTTCGGATTAGAAGGCACCTATGGTTTCATTTGGTGATCGTGCGACTCTTGTTAAATCGGTGCTCAATAGTCTCCCGTTGTACTTCTTCTCACTCTTTCGTGCCCCGCCATGTGTGATAAGTAAACTCGAAAGTGTGTGACGTTCTTTTTTTTTGGACGGGTCGGGAAATGATAAAAAAttgcttgggttaaatgggatgagCTTCTTCTACCTTATGGGGAGGGAGGGCAAAATTTGGGCTCCTTGAATAGCAAAAACTTAGCTTTgattggcaagtggtggtggaggttcaaaaccgaaccCACTTTCTTGTGGGTCAAAGTTATCTCGAGTATTTATGGGtcttcggggggggggggggggggttgggtGTTTCTGATAATTTTTCATGTTCTACTTATAGTTCCACTTGGGCGAATATTATCAAAGTAGGTGCGAAGCTTGACGATATTGGCGTTCCTTTTACAAATTCGTTCGTCAAAGTCATCGGTAATGGATCGGGCACTCCATTTTGGCTTGATACGTGGGTTGGTGACACTCCTTTTTGTAGCAAATTCAAGAGGCTTTTCAAGTTAGAGACAAATCCTAATGTAGCGGTTGCGGAACGATGGGTTTGAAATGGGGCAGGGTGGGAAGGGAATTGGGATTGGGTGCAGACTCCTAGAAGAAGTACAGAGTTGGAGCTCGAGGGCCTTAAGGCATTGCTTCGAGATTGTGTACTTGTTACTGACAAATGTGACTCTTGGCGTTGGGAGGGCTCGAGTAATGAGATCTTCTCAACAAAAAGGCTCACCTCTCTAATTGATTCAAAGTTGTTAACCGTGGGTCCTAATGTGATTGAATCATTGCGAAATAATTTGGTTCCAAAGAAGGTTGAATTGTTTGTTTGGAGGTCGAGAAGCAAGCGAATTCCAACGCTAATCGAGCTTGATAAACATGGGATTGACCTCTACTCGGTTCGTTGCCCTCTTTGCGACAATGGAGTGGAATCAATTGATCATGCATTATTCTTTTGTAAACATGCGTTCGAGGTTTGGGAAAAAGTGTTCAAATGGTGGGGTATTAATATTTTCTCTTCGGCGAGTCTATGTGAAATTCTTCGAGGAACTTCAAATGTATCGATGACGGAGCCGGGGATCAAGATTTGGCAAGCAGTTCTTTAGTCGAGTTGCTATCTCATTTGGTGGAAGGTTCTTTGGTCGAGTTGCTATCTCATTTGGTGGAACCGAAATCAAAAGGTTTTCAACAACAAATGTTGGACCTCTCCGGTTGCACTATGTGAGATCGAAAGTAAATCTTTCTAGTGAAACGCGAAAAGATGCAAGTTCTCACATATTGATTGGCATTCTTGGTTACATAATCCTATTTCTCTTGTGTTGTAATTGTTCATGTATGTATTCTGTTCGAAGTTAGCTTAATAGCTTGTTGGCTAACTTTGATACTCTCGAGTTGTAATGTTGTCTTATAGTATTAAAAtggttgcctttcaaaaaaaaaaaaaatttaagttgaTTGATAAAGTATCACGTAACTCTATATGCCTTCAACTTAAATTTAGGAACTAATTGTGTGGACTGTGGATATACAAAAAAAGACTAAAAAAACTAAGTTTTCTcccgataaatatatataaaaagtcaaACACTTACAGGTTATGTTCAACTTAGATAAATATCTTTTGAAAAGACAAACGGGTTATTtttattagaatttaaaaatgtGTGTCATATCTTCCTTAAGGATTTCCACCGTTCGAAGaagtttagatgtcgaaaatgatatttaactatttttaaaggtgaattttgcacttttagatcttaggataagttataccttcacatgtgaattgttgtgcctgtttaaataccactatgatacatgtttttatttaatattgtatttaggtacacagagaatcatgttggggctactatctcaccactagcaacAAAACGTTGCTTATTTTAtagcgtctttgttttattgttcgagtatttttagcctctttgttatttctctagattcataatcttatttttgtttttatttctaaatttcatattgaatgcgaatatatgaaagtgtagtttcgttttgatcatatttaatggccacaaaacacatagttgaagtcactacattccccacaaaatcgggcaaaattttgtggagaatttttcgaaaaattttcagttGTAGATTGGGCCCATTTTCATAAGATAATTATAAAATAGCGCTACGATCAAAACCTCCTTAaaactttcccccgttcgaagcagtaaagattccgaaaatgacattttactaattttaaaggtgaattttgcacttttagatcttaggataagtaataccttcacatgtgaattgttgtgcttgtataaataccactatgatacttgtttttatttaatattgtatttaggtacatcgagaatcatgttggggctcctatcttgtgacaacccggaaatttccgaccaaatttaaacttgatctttatatatttccgacacgataagcaaagtctgtaatgtggaatctcaaaaattttaaactatgttcatacattcatttaatctcgaccaaattccaacgattcacgaacctttaaatgaacggatatgattatatatgtatatgtgtatatattataactcgataatattaaaaaagtattaaacgtaaaatactttacatgaacatatttgtttcaatatgattatcgatggaattagaagataatatcaaatgattgatttattagatacattgtatgatcacgattttctgttgagaggtccactttgatttaggaaacctttcatttttaacggtattcgggaaaattggtaaagtgatttacatgtaagaacaaaagtgtcaattaacgggaactagacaagggttagtggagatctctgtttgatttccaattcatgttttaccaTAGATTCCTCGTTATTTtgataaggtaactatttaactttcatattatttaatgtaaaaataagaatgtagaatgtaaataacttagatgttgggtatcaacaagttaagtaaattaaccattggactttatcctACGTTTCACCAATAAACGGTAATTTAAAAACATGAAACCCATTATGCTTTATATGAGACTATTTTCCTAGAACATTTTACGATATgacaaattcaattaatataaccTCTTAATGAAATGAACTCTAATATAATTGCTTTGAAAAACTAAACgttataatatttatttgatttaatttcaaacgtacgaaaacattttcGGGATAAATGAACTTTAGGacatttttatataaaaactaattaagatttgatattataaacgataaccttacaagtatatgtatatatataaaatgaacacTCTATTTTACAAAaacaatattatatattttaaaatgtAACATTAGGAAAtgtctatatatataaaacatttgaATATATAAGAAAACAATATTAATGTTCTTTTATTATATATAGATAGTATTAAGTATAtgaataacgagacgtcgatttatagaagcaaatgaccaaaacgctcgaACGTTCAAGTTACATTTAGAGTGATATATTTAATTgacaatttaagtctagttattaataaaggtacatgatgCGTATCGtttagtacaagttttctaagcttaCGTAAaggcgttcgagaaactggaaccgggacttAAGTCGAGCATAAACATaagagtcatcggaatgaaaattacatttttaccatgcacgtaaatataatataatatttaattaattatataaattaaatatattatatatataaattaaattaacgTGTGTCGGCAAGGCAATTTAATGGATACCAGCTGCCAACATCGATCATGCGATCACATGATTTTCatccacaaaccccatgcgatcgcatggggtgtggttggGTGTAAGGTCCTATAAAATGCACGAATTGTAGTTCAGTTTATCCATCATTCGCTCAATCtcaatctctcaatatatatatgtaatataataataataataataataataataattattattattattattattattattattaagattaatattataattaatattattattattattattattattattattattattatt
This genomic stretch from Rutidosis leptorrhynchoides isolate AG116_Rl617_1_P2 chromosome 11, CSIRO_AGI_Rlap_v1, whole genome shotgun sequence harbors:
- the LOC139875904 gene encoding uncharacterized protein, which translates into the protein MKILSLNVWGLGVKGKFGWVIKICSTIRGNWVLSGQESLIVNVYGPHKDSSKIRLWNSLDNIISRVDSAWVLCGDFNEVRERSDRLNYVFMQNRASRFNEFIARNNLIEIPITGRKFTRISDDGVKFSKLDRFLVNDSFIGLWKDLSVHPLDRRVSDHCPLILRDKYIDYGPKPFKIFNEWFNYDGIDETVNKALSKPVKSRRLDCTFRDKLKNVKFDLRDWSKRVFGNLDCESVESRISERPFTTVCAGDTTDPTASGVPTGPDSNRPTTIPVEIGHFNSSGPVNRPGSVPVLVRRSVRATGPASNHATNHAGPRLLHLSETEANELELPFGEKEIWDAINDCGGTKSPGPDGFNLSF